One genomic window of Caldivirga maquilingensis IC-167 includes the following:
- a CDS encoding glycoside hydrolase family 127 protein, translating to MGVFIVDTSRSPYAKLRPVSMSDVKLTDGFWSPRLDKLVNVTLPTMYNLLEETGRIDNFRVVSGRVKGGFRGILFNDSDVYKWIEATAWALVNRRNDQLIKVLNDVVDIVAEAQLPDGYINTYFYHRLGERYRYLRQSHELYCAGHLIQAAVACRRSGVCVRLYNVALRLGNHIVDVINPSGLLAVDGHPEVEMAMVELYRESGDKRFLEEAVFQIESRGRGVLRNFRMPGSWDAGDEYFIDHKPLKDLREVPTGVHAVRFLYLMSGATDVVMETGDKALWEALSNLWVDLTGTRMYVTGGVGSRHEGEAIGEPYELPNDRAYSETCAAVANVMWNYRMLLATGDAKYADIMELALYNAALAGISLDGKSYFYVNPLANRGWHRRQPWFDVACCPPNIARLIASLPGYIYSTSSDGVWIHLYIASEAKVNLNGGIVELKVNTDYPWDGEVKVTVNPSKEDEFTIYLRIPGWSRGGKLLINGVEQGVELKPSTYLGVKRTWRSGDEVILRIPMSIELIASHPHVLANTARVAIKRGPLVYCLEQVDNPGVDVWDIVLKRTCRLEAKYVENLLNGVVVIEGEAYELRSQGELYKSLNDIRLSLRSIKFRAIPYYAWANRDPGPMTVWVPLIDYYGG from the coding sequence ATGGGTGTCTTTATTGTTGATACCTCTAGAAGCCCCTATGCCAAGTTAAGACCAGTCTCGATGAGTGATGTTAAGCTCACTGATGGCTTCTGGTCACCTAGGTTGGATAAATTAGTTAATGTAACATTACCTACAATGTATAATCTTCTTGAGGAAACTGGGCGGATTGATAATTTCAGGGTAGTTTCCGGCAGGGTTAAGGGTGGTTTTAGGGGCATACTCTTCAATGATTCTGACGTCTATAAGTGGATTGAAGCCACTGCATGGGCCTTGGTTAATAGGCGTAATGATCAATTAATTAAGGTGCTTAATGATGTCGTTGATATTGTTGCGGAGGCTCAATTGCCTGACGGCTACATTAACACCTACTTCTACCATAGGTTAGGGGAGAGGTATAGGTACCTTAGGCAATCCCATGAACTATACTGCGCAGGTCACTTAATTCAAGCGGCAGTTGCCTGTAGGAGGAGTGGCGTATGTGTAAGGTTGTATAATGTGGCGTTGAGATTAGGCAACCACATTGTTGATGTCATTAACCCCAGTGGCCTATTGGCGGTTGATGGTCATCCAGAGGTCGAAATGGCCATGGTTGAGTTATACAGGGAGTCGGGGGATAAGAGGTTCCTGGAGGAGGCTGTTTTTCAGATAGAGAGTAGGGGGAGGGGTGTTTTGAGGAATTTTAGAATGCCTGGGTCATGGGATGCAGGTGATGAGTACTTCATAGACCATAAACCGCTTAAGGATTTACGTGAAGTACCAACTGGTGTTCATGCGGTTAGGTTCCTATACCTCATGTCTGGTGCAACCGACGTCGTCATGGAGACTGGGGATAAGGCACTGTGGGAGGCTTTAAGTAACCTTTGGGTTGACTTAACAGGCACTAGAATGTACGTTACCGGTGGTGTTGGTTCTAGGCATGAGGGTGAGGCAATAGGTGAACCATATGAGTTACCTAATGATAGGGCTTACTCAGAAACATGCGCCGCAGTGGCTAATGTAATGTGGAATTACAGGATGCTGCTGGCCACTGGTGATGCTAAGTACGCGGATATTATGGAGTTAGCCCTATATAATGCTGCGTTAGCAGGAATATCACTGGATGGTAAATCATACTTCTACGTTAATCCATTGGCAAACAGGGGTTGGCATAGGAGGCAGCCTTGGTTTGATGTAGCATGCTGCCCACCTAATATTGCAAGGCTAATCGCATCACTACCAGGCTACATATACTCAACATCCAGTGACGGTGTATGGATTCACCTCTACATAGCTTCAGAGGCCAAGGTTAACCTTAACGGTGGTATTGTGGAGCTTAAGGTTAATACAGATTACCCATGGGATGGGGAAGTTAAGGTTACCGTTAACCCAAGTAAGGAGGATGAATTCACAATATACTTAAGGATACCTGGCTGGAGCCGTGGAGGTAAGTTACTTATCAATGGTGTCGAGCAAGGTGTTGAATTAAAGCCATCAACGTACTTAGGGGTTAAGAGGACTTGGAGGAGTGGGGATGAAGTTATCCTAAGGATACCTATGTCCATTGAGCTTATTGCCTCCCATCCACACGTATTAGCTAATACGGCTAGGGTTGCTATTAAGAGGGGCCCATTGGTGTATTGCCTTGAGCAAGTTGATAACCCGGGTGTTGATGTATGGGATATTGTCCTTAAACGCACCTGCCGTCTTGAGGCTAAGTACGTTGAGAATTTGCTTAATGGTGTAGTTGTGATTGAGGGTGAGGCCTATGAGTTGAGAAGTCAAGGTGAATTGTATAAGTCACTTAATGACATTAGGCTTAGTTTAAGGTCCATTAAGTTTAGGGCTATACCGTATTACGCATGGGCCAATAGAGACCCAGGGCCCATGACTGTTTGGGTACCATTAATCGATTACTATGGTGGTTGA
- a CDS encoding MBL fold metallo-hydrolase, with protein sequence MVKWMKLTVINDNEPNPPLLNDWGWSILIETDKWVLLYDADTEPGIMENNINALGIDLRGVNAAFLSHYHADHYGGFRYIGEVKRGLVVYVPEEDKILAKWGLRPVTVNSPSGILEDAVTTGVMRGMGVNEHSLIVKLDGYGPVIIVGCSHPGIDNIVKRVYEMFNSVYLVIGGFHEPLRHQLNTVVEYSRYVCPAHCSGDDARSYVKNNYPEKYCGIKTGVRLRLPM encoded by the coding sequence ATGGTTAAGTGGATGAAGCTTACGGTAATTAATGATAATGAACCTAATCCACCATTGCTTAATGATTGGGGATGGAGTATACTTATTGAGACTGATAAATGGGTTCTACTGTATGATGCTGACACTGAACCGGGAATCATGGAGAATAACATTAATGCCCTGGGTATTGACCTCAGGGGAGTGAATGCCGCATTTCTAAGTCACTATCATGCAGACCACTATGGGGGATTTAGATACATTGGTGAGGTTAAGAGGGGTCTTGTGGTTTATGTGCCTGAGGAGGATAAGATCTTGGCCAAGTGGGGTCTTAGGCCAGTTACAGTTAATTCACCTAGTGGGATTCTTGAGGATGCGGTAACTACAGGTGTTATGAGGGGTATGGGTGTTAATGAGCATTCCCTAATTGTTAAACTAGATGGCTATGGCCCAGTGATTATTGTGGGTTGTTCTCATCCTGGTATTGATAATATTGTTAAGAGAGTTTATGAAATGTTTAATAGTGTTTATCTAGTGATTGGAGGATTCCATGAACCATTAAGGCATCAACTTAATACTGTCGTGGAGTACTCAAGATACGTATGTCCAGCCCACTGTTCAGGTGATGATGCTAGGAGTTATGTGAAGAACAATTACCCAGAAAAATACTGTGGGATTAAGACTGGAGTTAGGCTTAGGTTACCGATGTAA
- a CDS encoding NAD-dependent epimerase/dehydratase family protein, translating to MQYFKLPDRISTIDELEDLLSTPYPETISDLKEVDGDIMILGAGGKIGPSLSIMAARAVKASDLRRRVIAVSRFSRGDLPSRLKEMGVEVISADLSNEDDVAKLPDAENIIFMVGRKFGTSSEPELTWITNTYVPALVARRFPKSRFIVFSTGNVYPLVPLHSGGATESTKTGPIGEYAWAALARERIFNYFFRINGNKAVIIRLNYANELRYGVLLDVALRVAKGEPIDLSMGYVNVIWQGDVNNMILRSLKHAQNPPLILNITGPETVPIRWVAEEFGRLIGRKPVFTGNESDTALLSNASRAFELFGYPRVTLRHMIKWIAYWVTEGKPIYNLPTHYEVRTGEY from the coding sequence ATGCAGTACTTTAAGTTACCTGACAGGATAAGCACTATTGATGAGCTTGAGGATTTATTATCAACACCGTATCCTGAAACCATAAGTGACTTAAAGGAAGTTGACGGTGATATAATGATACTGGGTGCTGGCGGTAAGATAGGCCCGTCATTAAGCATTATGGCGGCTAGGGCTGTTAAGGCCAGTGACCTTAGGAGAAGAGTGATTGCGGTTTCCAGGTTCAGTAGAGGTGACTTACCCAGTAGGCTTAAGGAAATGGGTGTTGAAGTTATAAGTGCTGATTTAAGTAATGAGGATGATGTCGCCAAGCTACCTGACGCTGAGAACATAATATTCATGGTTGGTAGGAAATTCGGGACAAGTAGTGAACCTGAATTAACCTGGATAACAAACACCTACGTACCCGCACTGGTGGCAAGGAGATTCCCTAAGTCCAGGTTCATAGTTTTCTCAACAGGCAATGTTTACCCACTTGTCCCATTACACTCAGGCGGCGCCACTGAGTCAACTAAGACTGGGCCAATTGGTGAATACGCATGGGCGGCGTTAGCCAGGGAGAGGATCTTTAACTACTTCTTTAGGATTAATGGTAATAAGGCCGTGATAATTAGGTTGAATTACGCTAATGAGCTTAGGTACGGTGTTCTACTTGACGTGGCCCTGAGGGTTGCTAAGGGTGAGCCCATTGACTTATCAATGGGTTACGTCAATGTTATTTGGCAGGGTGATGTTAATAACATGATTCTTAGATCCCTTAAACACGCTCAAAATCCACCACTAATACTTAACATTACTGGACCAGAAACCGTACCGATTAGATGGGTTGCTGAGGAGTTCGGTAGGTTAATCGGGAGGAAGCCAGTATTCACTGGTAATGAGTCTGATACCGCCCTTCTCAGTAATGCCTCAAGGGCCTTTGAATTATTCGGTTACCCAAGGGTTACTTTAAGGCATATGATTAAGTGGATTGCGTATTGGGTTACTGAGGGTAAACCAATATATAACCTACCCACTCACTATGAAGTTAGAACAGGGGAATACTAA
- a CDS encoding CDC48 family AAA ATPase gives MANGEDSLTLRVAEARSRDVGRGIVRVPMRLMRKIGIEPGDYVEISGNKRIAYAQVWPAYSDDEDKDIIRMDGFIRQNIDVSLDDLVKVRKANLRPAQRVTVAPVGEEIKIDPDYLKKSYLVGKPVWRGAIFELPYYTGALKFMITQVIPAPAAYVGTETEVTMQDKPVQETNLPRVTWEDIGDLEEAKQKIRELVELPLKHPELFRHLGIEPPKGVLLIGPPGTGKTLLAKAVANEADAYFVSINGPEIVSKYYGESEARLREIFDEAKRNAPAIIFIDEIDSIAPKREEVTGEVEKRIVAQLLTLMDGLQERGQVVVIGATNRPDAVDPALRRPGRFDREINIGMPDKRARLDILSIHTRGVPLCTPDDVSNCKGDNCPCKRGDEVDLEKIADMTHGYTGADIAALVKEAAMTRLRKFLNQNGKAIDLDRPIPTDMLNMIKVTMQDFMDAMKYIQPTVLREVIVEVPEVHWDDIGGYASVKQELRETVEWPIKYRVYFDELGVEPPKGILLFGPPGTGKTLLAKAVANESGANFIAVRGPEILSKWFGESEKAIREIFKKARMAAPCVVFFDEIDAIAPARGYRIDSGATDRIVNQILAEMDGIAPLRNVVVIAATNRPDILDPALLRPGRFDRIIYVPPPDKEAILEIFKVHTRHIKLSSEVNVQELADSIRVKSIEKALTQLNIRAHEFKTKVTDAVESALTELDSSDIKQGDKAKLIEALNNVKSMLSNGEFKGSKGLRTMIDVVKILVDVFETATLGQVDSGLESLREFKLYASLYTGADIAAIVREASMMALREAITSTKTPSDVAVTMRHFQIAFQRVQPSLSVEVLRKYDEMSRMLSRVIRGL, from the coding sequence ATGGCTAACGGTGAAGATTCATTAACACTTCGTGTGGCAGAGGCTAGGAGTCGTGATGTTGGTAGAGGTATTGTTAGGGTACCTATGAGATTAATGAGGAAGATAGGTATTGAGCCTGGTGACTACGTTGAGATAAGTGGTAATAAGCGTATAGCCTATGCCCAGGTTTGGCCGGCTTACAGTGATGATGAGGATAAGGACATTATAAGGATGGATGGTTTCATTAGACAGAACATTGATGTTTCACTGGATGACTTAGTTAAGGTTAGGAAAGCTAACCTAAGGCCGGCGCAAAGAGTAACAGTAGCCCCAGTGGGTGAGGAGATTAAGATTGATCCAGATTACTTGAAGAAATCATACCTAGTTGGTAAGCCAGTGTGGCGTGGTGCAATATTCGAACTACCCTACTATACTGGTGCATTAAAATTCATGATAACTCAAGTAATCCCAGCCCCAGCAGCCTACGTTGGCACTGAGACTGAGGTTACGATGCAGGATAAGCCAGTTCAGGAAACTAACCTGCCTCGTGTTACTTGGGAGGATATTGGTGATTTGGAGGAGGCTAAGCAGAAGATTCGTGAGCTTGTGGAGTTGCCTCTTAAGCATCCTGAGTTGTTTAGGCATCTTGGTATTGAGCCCCCTAAGGGTGTTTTACTAATTGGCCCACCCGGTACTGGTAAGACTCTCTTGGCTAAGGCTGTTGCCAATGAGGCTGATGCGTACTTCGTCTCCATTAATGGTCCTGAGATTGTTAGTAAGTATTACGGTGAGTCTGAGGCTAGGTTGAGGGAGATTTTCGATGAGGCTAAGCGTAATGCACCAGCAATAATATTCATTGATGAAATAGACAGCATAGCACCAAAACGCGAGGAGGTGACTGGTGAGGTGGAGAAGCGCATAGTGGCCCAATTACTAACACTAATGGATGGTTTACAGGAGAGGGGTCAAGTAGTTGTTATAGGAGCAACGAATAGACCGGATGCAGTGGACCCAGCATTAAGAAGACCAGGAAGATTCGACAGAGAGATAAACATAGGCATGCCTGATAAGAGGGCTAGGTTAGACATATTATCCATACACACCAGGGGTGTTCCATTATGCACTCCCGACGATGTGTCTAACTGCAAGGGTGATAATTGCCCATGTAAACGTGGTGATGAGGTTGACTTAGAGAAGATAGCCGATATGACGCATGGCTACACTGGGGCGGATATAGCGGCGTTGGTTAAGGAGGCTGCAATGACTAGGCTTAGGAAGTTCCTTAACCAGAATGGTAAGGCCATAGACCTAGATAGACCGATACCCACAGACATGTTGAACATGATTAAGGTTACTATGCAGGACTTCATGGATGCTATGAAGTACATTCAACCCACAGTATTAAGGGAAGTTATTGTTGAGGTTCCTGAGGTTCACTGGGATGACATTGGAGGCTACGCTAGCGTTAAGCAGGAGCTTAGGGAGACTGTTGAATGGCCTATTAAGTATAGGGTTTACTTCGATGAATTAGGCGTTGAACCACCTAAGGGTATTTTGTTGTTTGGTCCTCCTGGTACTGGTAAGACTCTCTTGGCTAAGGCTGTTGCCAATGAGAGTGGTGCAAACTTCATAGCCGTCCGTGGCCCTGAAATACTGAGTAAGTGGTTTGGTGAGAGTGAGAAGGCTATTAGGGAAATATTCAAGAAAGCCAGAATGGCAGCACCATGCGTAGTATTCTTCGACGAAATAGACGCAATAGCACCAGCAAGAGGATACAGGATAGACAGTGGAGCCACTGATAGGATAGTTAATCAGATACTTGCCGAGATGGATGGAATAGCGCCACTACGCAACGTAGTTGTGATAGCAGCCACTAATAGACCTGATATCCTTGATCCAGCATTACTAAGACCAGGAAGATTCGACAGAATAATATACGTACCACCACCGGATAAGGAGGCTATACTTGAGATCTTTAAGGTGCATACTAGGCATATTAAACTCTCCAGTGAAGTTAATGTGCAGGAATTAGCGGACTCCATTAGGGTTAAGTCCATTGAGAAGGCTTTAACGCAACTCAATATTAGGGCACATGAGTTTAAGACTAAGGTCACCGATGCTGTTGAATCCGCCTTAACTGAGCTTGATAGCAGTGATATTAAACAGGGTGATAAGGCTAAGTTAATTGAGGCGTTAAATAATGTGAAGTCAATGCTAAGTAATGGTGAATTCAAGGGCAGTAAGGGGTTAAGGACAATGATTGATGTTGTTAAGATTCTAGTTGATGTGTTTGAAACAGCAACACTAGGGCAGGTTGACAGTGGGCTTGAATCCCTCAGGGAGTTTAAACTATACGCCTCCCTATACACTGGAGCTGACATAGCCGCTATTGTTAGGGAGGCATCAATGATGGCTTTAAGGGAGGCAATAACCTCAACGAAGACGCCATCTGATGTGGCAGTGACCATGAGGCACTTCCAAATAGCCTTCCAGAGGGTTCAACCATCGCTAAGTGTTGAGGTGCTTAGGAAGTATGATGAAATGTCCAGGATGCTGAGTAGAGTAATCAGGGGTCTATAA
- the proC gene encoding pyrroline-5-carboxylate reductase — MGLGKIGTAIAKALIKVGINPSDIAGSVRSEHGLRRTQVELPGVHVTLSNGEIVKDAEVIVLAVKPRQVIDVINDVAGLLNEDKLMISVVAGLSTKLLGSLTKARVIRTMPNISILEGSGVTAVSRGPRATDADVEFTCSLFNAVGKCYIVNEEYLNAVTALSGSGPAYVAMIVEALWEAGILIGLPSDLAWSLSIDVIESGAKLLNSKKPWEIISDVATPGGVTISGIKFAEERGLKGLLMGMIESAYRRSTDVQKTIEDTIEANLSKLRK, encoded by the coding sequence ATAGGTTTAGGTAAAATAGGCACTGCAATAGCTAAGGCCTTAATTAAGGTAGGTATTAATCCAAGTGATATTGCTGGTTCAGTTAGGAGTGAGCATGGATTAAGGAGGACTCAAGTCGAGTTACCTGGTGTTCATGTAACGCTTAGTAATGGGGAGATTGTTAAGGATGCTGAAGTTATAGTACTGGCGGTTAAGCCTAGACAGGTAATTGACGTTATTAATGATGTCGCCGGGTTACTTAATGAGGATAAGTTAATGATTTCAGTGGTGGCTGGGCTTTCAACTAAGCTACTGGGTAGCCTCACTAAGGCTAGGGTAATTAGGACTATGCCCAATATATCAATCCTGGAGGGTTCAGGCGTCACGGCTGTTTCAAGGGGACCTAGGGCTACTGATGCTGATGTTGAGTTCACATGCAGCTTATTTAATGCAGTGGGTAAATGCTACATAGTTAATGAAGAGTACTTAAACGCAGTAACAGCGTTAAGCGGCTCCGGACCAGCATACGTGGCTATGATTGTTGAAGCGCTTTGGGAGGCTGGAATACTGATCGGCTTACCATCAGACCTAGCCTGGAGCCTCTCAATAGATGTAATTGAATCTGGGGCTAAGTTACTGAATTCTAAGAAGCCTTGGGAGATAATCAGTGATGTTGCTACACCAGGTGGTGTAACCATAAGTGGAATTAAGTTTGCTGAGGAGAGGGGGCTTAAGGGATTATTAATGGGTATGATTGAGTCAGCATATAGAAGGAGTACTGATGTCCAGAAGACTATTGAGGATACCATAGAGGCTAACTTAAGTAAGCTGAGAAAGTAA
- a CDS encoding methyltransferase domain-containing protein, with translation MPYDVPYVPSPEVVVRRMLQVSGVRPGEVVYDLGCGDGRIVVMAAKEFGARAVCVEIRNDLYEQTLRRIKELNLDNVVKVIHGNFFEVPIEDADVVTMYLLTSVNQMLRPKLERELRPGTRVVSHDFEVPGWKPILAEDVYEEWRSHKIYLFKIPGAEIPIPAQTQVSVPSEYSDIVKLLDGRRSIEEIAQKTGLTMRRVREIVNELEKLGVVKEVKVIK, from the coding sequence ATGCCGTATGACGTACCATATGTACCATCCCCGGAGGTTGTGGTAAGAAGAATGCTTCAAGTAAGTGGGGTAAGGCCTGGTGAGGTTGTTTATGATCTTGGGTGTGGTGATGGTAGGATAGTTGTAATGGCTGCTAAGGAATTTGGTGCAAGGGCTGTTTGCGTTGAGATTAGGAATGATCTTTATGAACAAACCCTCAGGAGGATTAAGGAACTTAACCTTGATAATGTTGTTAAGGTTATTCACGGCAACTTCTTCGAGGTACCTATAGAGGATGCCGACGTGGTAACCATGTACCTCCTAACAAGTGTTAATCAAATGCTTAGACCTAAGCTTGAGAGGGAGCTAAGGCCTGGGACAAGGGTTGTTAGCCATGATTTCGAGGTACCCGGCTGGAAGCCCATACTTGCTGAGGATGTTTACGAAGAGTGGAGGAGTCATAAAATATACCTATTCAAGATACCTGGCGCTGAAATACCAATACCAGCCCAAACCCAGGTAAGTGTACCCAGTGAGTACTCAGATATAGTTAAGTTACTTGATGGGCGTAGATCAATAGAGGAGATAGCTCAGAAGACTGGCTTAACAATGAGGAGGGTTAGGGAAATAGTTAATGAACTTGAGAAACTGGGGGTAGTTAAGGAGGTTAAGGTTATTAAGTGA
- a CDS encoding deoxyhypusine synthase codes for MNHEERVADAELGAKSIKDLIESYNLIGGFMARNLYDASRVLASMYSDPDVTVILSFTANLVSTGLRGILRGIIERGLADVVITTAGTVDHDVAKSLGGVYFKGSFDIDDSVLLSKGIHRIGNVFVRKEHYGPLVEKAVHSTLSKVNASEIGVRELLWLMADELDDSSIIKASKRSCVPIYIPGFVDGAFGTAILTYNEVQRTRSGGRRINVNVLKDEEEIMNIIYSSKKLGAVIIGGGISKHHVIWWSQFKGGLDYVVYLTTATEWDGSLSGARPKEAVSWGKVKPEAKSAFVLADATITVPILFNYIASEVGFRKRNMGVYPWNCQ; via the coding sequence ATGAACCATGAGGAGAGGGTTGCTGATGCAGAGTTAGGTGCTAAGTCAATTAAGGACCTTATTGAATCCTACAACCTCATTGGTGGTTTCATGGCCAGGAACCTTTACGATGCATCCAGGGTACTTGCCTCAATGTACAGTGATCCTGACGTCACAGTGATACTATCATTCACAGCTAACCTAGTCTCCACAGGACTTAGGGGTATTTTAAGAGGTATAATAGAGAGGGGGCTTGCTGATGTAGTCATTACCACGGCGGGTACGGTGGATCATGACGTGGCTAAGTCACTTGGCGGAGTCTACTTTAAAGGCTCCTTCGACATTGATGACTCAGTACTATTAAGTAAGGGTATTCATAGGATAGGGAACGTATTCGTTAGGAAGGAGCACTATGGGCCACTTGTTGAGAAGGCTGTTCACTCGACTTTAAGTAAGGTTAATGCAAGTGAGATTGGTGTAAGGGAGTTGCTGTGGCTTATGGCTGATGAATTAGATGACTCATCAATAATAAAGGCATCTAAGAGGAGTTGCGTACCAATATACATACCTGGGTTTGTTGATGGGGCCTTTGGTACAGCAATACTGACTTACAATGAGGTTCAGAGGACTAGGTCAGGGGGTAGGAGGATTAACGTTAATGTACTTAAGGATGAGGAGGAGATAATGAATATAATTTACTCAAGTAAGAAGCTTGGCGCCGTAATAATAGGTGGGGGTATTAGTAAGCACCACGTCATATGGTGGAGTCAATTCAAGGGTGGGTTAGATTACGTCGTCTACTTAACCACAGCCACAGAGTGGGATGGATCATTAAGCGGCGCTAGGCCTAAGGAGGCGGTTAGCTGGGGTAAGGTTAAGCCGGAGGCTAAGTCAGCCTTCGTCCTGGCTGATGCCACAATAACTGTACCAATACTATTCAACTACATAGCCTCAGAGGTGGGTTTCAGGAAGAGGAACATGGGTGTTTACCCATGGAATTGCCAATAA